A region from the Rhodamnia argentea isolate NSW1041297 chromosome 7, ASM2092103v1, whole genome shotgun sequence genome encodes:
- the LOC115735001 gene encoding uncharacterized protein LOC115735001: protein MNSSRADHRILRCTAEQLILITAWVFLSISSSTRSEVTELPLPHHSLGCEISSPRDPLFHLSYNVTFPLPLSLSLSLSQHHRKRVQTRTLTHRRERERETMEEVESPASSRRNKEADPMIEEGSSPAHDTSLCCNHCFGFRRPGRARPSSSSSFWERIGSSHFDRRWWAPGLRVLKKLREWSEIVAGPRWKTFIRRFSRSRAIGAAGGAHNPNRHGKFNYDPMSYALNFDEGPGHDPHLDDEDHFRRYRNFSFVRHAWAPGGGDLAAEDVAGKGKDAMVTAVA, encoded by the coding sequence ATGAACTCTAGTCGTGCAGATCACAGGATTTTACGATGCACCGCGGAGCAGCTGATCTTGATCACCGCTTGGGTCTTTCTAAGCATATCCTCTTCTACTCGCTCGGAAGTTACCGAATTGCCCCTTCCTCATCACTCGCTCGGATGTGAAATATCATCCCCCCGCGATCCCCTGTTTCACTTAAGCTACAACGTAAcctttcctctccctctctctctctctctctctctctctcaacatcaCCGGAAAAGAGTACAGACAAGAACTCTCACccaccggagagagagagagagagaaaccatggaAGAAGTGGAATCGCCCGCTTCGTCGAGGCGCAACAAGGAAGCGGATCCAATGATCGAAGAAGGATCGTCTCCGGCCCACGACACCTCCCTCTGCTGCAACCACTGCTTCGGCTTCCGCCGCCCGGGCCGCGCCCGCCCGTCCTCCTCGTCCAGCTTCTGGGAGCGGATCGGGTCGTCGCACTTCGACCGCCGGTGGTGGGCCCCGGGGCTCAGGGTCCTGAAGAAGCTCCGGGAGTGGTCGGAGATCGTCGCGGGCCCGAGGTGGAAGACCTTCATCCGGCGGTTCAGCCGGAGCCGGGCCATCGGCGCAGCTGGAGGGGCGCACAACCCAAACAGGCACGGCAAGTTCAACTACGATCCCATGAGTTACGCCCTCAACTTCGACGAGGGGCCGGGGCACGACCCTCACCTCGACGACGAAGACCACTTCCGCCGGTACCGGAACTTCTCCTTCGTCCGGCACGCGTGGGCTCCCGGCGGCGGGGACTTGGCGGCGGAGGACGTGGCCGGTAAGGGTAAGGATGCGATGGTGACCGCGGTTGCATGA
- the LOC115734999 gene encoding uncharacterized protein LOC115734999 encodes MPGPGPHLMYAMGSGLALTSLSNGRFAPHHTLAYTLNAFFGPDIGSFSEWLGYTLSDLPGFGFAGPLGSLLADAVHDPFYYVLILGLPFSILYSWVSKVLLQKGLLDSVSRVPLTRRQCLLLVAAGSLSHFFLDHLFEENGHSSMYTWILSTGWWKNRAPVNPDAVVVVGFLCICLICGFVYINRVKSVKSIRNRSYQSLKLMGIVASLYCVWCASQIYWVNPRRPAVGEEADLGILVFMATYFFLPHGLCILSMNTKDNETGLPL; translated from the exons ATGCCAGGCCCGGGCCCTCACCTGATGTACGCCATGGGCTCAGGGCTCGCCCTCACGTCCCTCTCCAACGGCAGATTCGCTCCCCACCACACCCTCGCCTACACCCTCAACGCCTTCTTCGGCCCCGACATCGGCTCCTTCTCCGAGTGGCTCGGCTACACCCTCTCCGACCTGCCCGGCTTCGGCTTCGCCGGCCCCCTCGGCTCCCTCCTGGCCGACGCCGTCCACGACCCGTTCTACTACGTGCTGATCCTGGGCTTGCCTTTCTCGATCCTCTATTCTTGGGTCTCCAAGGTTTTGCTCCAAAAGGGCCTTCTTGATTCTGTTTCTAGG GTGCCCCTTACTAGAAGGCAATGTCTGCTGTTGGTAGCTGCCGGTTCTTTATCCCACTTTTTCCTAGACCATTTGTTTGAG GAAAATGGCCATTCATCTATGTATACTTGGATATTGAGCACTGGTTGGTGGAAAAACCGTGCACCTGTCAACCCTgatgctgttgttgttgttggtttcTTATGCATTTGCCTCATTTGTGGTTTTGTTTACATCAACAG AGTGAAGTCCGTTAAGTCCATCAGGAACAGATCCTATCAATCTCTGAAACTTATGGGGATTGTCGCAAGCCTGTATTGTGTATGGTGTGCAAGCCAGATATATTGGGTTAATCCTCGTCGGCCAGCAGTGGGCGAAGAAGCTGACCTTGGTATTCTTGTATTTATGGctacttattttttccttcctcaTGGTTTGTGTATACTCTCCATGAACACAAAAGATAATGAAACGGGGCTTCCCCTTTAA
- the LOC115734998 gene encoding aldehyde dehydrogenase family 2 member B4, mitochondrial-like isoform X2, translating to MAARRISSLLARSLPAPSGCSSLLLSRGKNPGSRRSINRFSTAAAAAALEKLVTPPVQVCYTQHLINGQFVDSASGKTFPAYDPRTAEVIANVAEGEVEDIDRAVAAARKAFDEGPWPKMTPYERCRILLRFADLVEKHSEELAALETWNNGKPYEQALHSEIPSLARLFRYYAGWADKIHGLTVPADGNYHMQILHEPIGVAGQIIPWNFPLILFAWKVGPALACGNTVVLKSAEQTPLTALYAAKLLHEAGLPPGVLNVISGYGPTAGAALASHMNVDKLSFTGSTQTGKIVLELAARSNLKAVTLELGGKSPFIICEDADIDEAVEAAHFALFFNQGQCCCAGSRTYVHERIYDEFLEKAKARAMKRVVGDPFKKGVEQGPQIDVEQFEKILRYIRLGVESNATLECGGERFGSKGFFIQPTVFSNVQDDMPIAQDEIFGPVQSILKFKDLDEVIRRANATTYGLAAGVYTKNIDTANTLTRALRAGTVWVNCYDVFDAAIPFGGYKMSGIGREKGIYSLNGYLQVKAVVTPLRNPAWL from the exons ATGGCGGCTCGCAGGATATCATCGctgctcgctcgctcgctccctGCTCCTTCTGGGTGTTCTTCCCTGCTCCTCTCTCGAG GGAAAAATCCGGGCTCGAGAAGGAGTATCAACAGGTTCAGCACGGCTGCGGCTGCGGCTGCACTTGAGAAGCTAGTCACCCCTCCTGTTCAAGTCTGTTACACGCAGCATTTGATCAATGGTCAATTTGTTGATTCAGCCTCAG GGAAAACATTCCCGGCCTATGATCCGCGAACTGCGGAGGTGATTGCCAACGTAGCCGAGGGCGAGGTTGAGGATATTGACAGGGCGGTGGCTGCTGCTCGGAAAGCATTTGATGAGGGGCCGTGGCCGAAGATGACTCCTTAT GAAAGATGTCGGATCCTGCTGCGCTTCGCCGATTTGGTCGAGAAACATAGTGAGGAGCTTGCTGCGCTGGAGACATGGAACAATGGAAAACCTTATGAGCAGGCTCTTCACTCAGAAATCCCATCGCTGGCGCGCCTCTTTCGTTATTATGCCG GTTGGGCGGACAAAATACACGGATTAACTGTTCCGGCTGATGGGAATTATCATATGCAGATACTGCATGAACCAATCGGCGTGGCAGGACAGATTATTCCGTGGAACTTTCCGCTGATCCTGTTTGCTTGGAAAGTCGGACCTGCTCTTGCTTGTGGTAATACTGTCGTCCTTAAATCCGCCGAGCAGACGCCTTTGACTGCTCTATATGCTGCAAAGCTTCTTCATGAG GCTGGTCTTCCACCGGGCGTCCTGAACGTCATTTCTGGCTATGGTCCAACTGCCGGTGCTGCCCTCGCAAGCCATATGAATGTGGACAAG CTCTCCTTCACAGGATCAACTCAAACTGGTAAGATCGTTCTCGAACTGGCTGCCAGGAGCAATCTTAAGGCGGTGACTTTGGAGCTCGGAGGAAAGTCACCTTTCATCATATGTGAAGATGCCGACATCGATGAGGCCGTTGAGGCTGCGCACTTTGCTCTCTTCTTTAATCAG GGGCAATGCTGTTGTGCCGGGTCACGTACCTATGTGCATGAACGAATTTACGATGAGTTCTTGGAGAAAGCAAAAGCTCGTGCCATGAAACGCGTGGTGGGCGATCCCTTCAAAAAGGGCGTCGAGCAAGGTCCCCAG ATTGATGTGGAGCAATTCGAGAAAATCCTGAGATACATAAGATTAGGCGTCGAAAGCAACGCGACCCTCGAGTGCGGAGGTGAAAGGTTCGGATCCAAAGGCTTCTTTATACAGCCAACAGTTTTCTCCAATGTCCAG GATGATATGCCGATAGCACAGGACGAGATCTTCGGCCCCGTTCAATCGATCCTGAAATTTAA GGACCTCGATGAAGTGATACGGAGGGCCAATGCGACAACATACGGTCTTGCCGCAGGAGTCTACACCAAGAACATCGACACGGCCAACACGCTGACCCGGGCACTGAGGGCCGGGACCGTGTGGGTCAACTGCTATGACGTGTTTGACGCCGCCATCCCGTTCGGCGGGTACAAGATGAGCGGGATCGGCAGGGAGAAGGGGATCTACAGCCTCAACGGCTACCTGCAGGTGAAGGCTGTGGTGACGCCTCTCAGGAACCCGGCATGGCTATAG
- the LOC115734780 gene encoding protein DELETION OF SUV3 SUPPRESSOR 1(I)-like gives MAAEPKAVTEDAKNDLFEDDDEFEEFEINEEWDALEEVIEAPQQWEDDWDDDDVNDDFSLQLRRELENAAKS, from the exons ATGGCGGCCGAGCCGAAAGCGGTGACGGAGGACGCGAAGAACGATTTGTTCGAGGACGACGATGAGTTCGAAGAGTTTGAGATCAACGAAG AGTGGGACGCTCTGGAAGAGGTAATAGAAGCGCCCCAGCAGTGGGAGGATGATTGGGATGATGACGATGTGAACGATGATTTTTCTCTGCAGCTAAGGAGAGAGCTGGAAAATGCTGCCAAGAGCTGA
- the LOC115734998 gene encoding aldehyde dehydrogenase family 2 member B4, mitochondrial-like isoform X1, protein MTLGAFVGAVMAARRISSLLARSLPAPSGCSSLLLSRGKNPGSRRSINRFSTAAAAAALEKLVTPPVQVCYTQHLINGQFVDSASGKTFPAYDPRTAEVIANVAEGEVEDIDRAVAAARKAFDEGPWPKMTPYERCRILLRFADLVEKHSEELAALETWNNGKPYEQALHSEIPSLARLFRYYAGWADKIHGLTVPADGNYHMQILHEPIGVAGQIIPWNFPLILFAWKVGPALACGNTVVLKSAEQTPLTALYAAKLLHEAGLPPGVLNVISGYGPTAGAALASHMNVDKLSFTGSTQTGKIVLELAARSNLKAVTLELGGKSPFIICEDADIDEAVEAAHFALFFNQGQCCCAGSRTYVHERIYDEFLEKAKARAMKRVVGDPFKKGVEQGPQIDVEQFEKILRYIRLGVESNATLECGGERFGSKGFFIQPTVFSNVQDDMPIAQDEIFGPVQSILKFKDLDEVIRRANATTYGLAAGVYTKNIDTANTLTRALRAGTVWVNCYDVFDAAIPFGGYKMSGIGREKGIYSLNGYLQVKAVVTPLRNPAWL, encoded by the exons ATGACCTTGGGTGCTTTTGTGGGTGCAGTAATGGCGGCTCGCAGGATATCATCGctgctcgctcgctcgctccctGCTCCTTCTGGGTGTTCTTCCCTGCTCCTCTCTCGAG GGAAAAATCCGGGCTCGAGAAGGAGTATCAACAGGTTCAGCACGGCTGCGGCTGCGGCTGCACTTGAGAAGCTAGTCACCCCTCCTGTTCAAGTCTGTTACACGCAGCATTTGATCAATGGTCAATTTGTTGATTCAGCCTCAG GGAAAACATTCCCGGCCTATGATCCGCGAACTGCGGAGGTGATTGCCAACGTAGCCGAGGGCGAGGTTGAGGATATTGACAGGGCGGTGGCTGCTGCTCGGAAAGCATTTGATGAGGGGCCGTGGCCGAAGATGACTCCTTAT GAAAGATGTCGGATCCTGCTGCGCTTCGCCGATTTGGTCGAGAAACATAGTGAGGAGCTTGCTGCGCTGGAGACATGGAACAATGGAAAACCTTATGAGCAGGCTCTTCACTCAGAAATCCCATCGCTGGCGCGCCTCTTTCGTTATTATGCCG GTTGGGCGGACAAAATACACGGATTAACTGTTCCGGCTGATGGGAATTATCATATGCAGATACTGCATGAACCAATCGGCGTGGCAGGACAGATTATTCCGTGGAACTTTCCGCTGATCCTGTTTGCTTGGAAAGTCGGACCTGCTCTTGCTTGTGGTAATACTGTCGTCCTTAAATCCGCCGAGCAGACGCCTTTGACTGCTCTATATGCTGCAAAGCTTCTTCATGAG GCTGGTCTTCCACCGGGCGTCCTGAACGTCATTTCTGGCTATGGTCCAACTGCCGGTGCTGCCCTCGCAAGCCATATGAATGTGGACAAG CTCTCCTTCACAGGATCAACTCAAACTGGTAAGATCGTTCTCGAACTGGCTGCCAGGAGCAATCTTAAGGCGGTGACTTTGGAGCTCGGAGGAAAGTCACCTTTCATCATATGTGAAGATGCCGACATCGATGAGGCCGTTGAGGCTGCGCACTTTGCTCTCTTCTTTAATCAG GGGCAATGCTGTTGTGCCGGGTCACGTACCTATGTGCATGAACGAATTTACGATGAGTTCTTGGAGAAAGCAAAAGCTCGTGCCATGAAACGCGTGGTGGGCGATCCCTTCAAAAAGGGCGTCGAGCAAGGTCCCCAG ATTGATGTGGAGCAATTCGAGAAAATCCTGAGATACATAAGATTAGGCGTCGAAAGCAACGCGACCCTCGAGTGCGGAGGTGAAAGGTTCGGATCCAAAGGCTTCTTTATACAGCCAACAGTTTTCTCCAATGTCCAG GATGATATGCCGATAGCACAGGACGAGATCTTCGGCCCCGTTCAATCGATCCTGAAATTTAA GGACCTCGATGAAGTGATACGGAGGGCCAATGCGACAACATACGGTCTTGCCGCAGGAGTCTACACCAAGAACATCGACACGGCCAACACGCTGACCCGGGCACTGAGGGCCGGGACCGTGTGGGTCAACTGCTATGACGTGTTTGACGCCGCCATCCCGTTCGGCGGGTACAAGATGAGCGGGATCGGCAGGGAGAAGGGGATCTACAGCCTCAACGGCTACCTGCAGGTGAAGGCTGTGGTGACGCCTCTCAGGAACCCGGCATGGCTATAG